One region of Sphingomonas kaistensis genomic DNA includes:
- a CDS encoding TonB-dependent receptor — protein MRIRTFALASASFTAMAVATPAAAQQQPADPAVEQTSEADDAAAADDDTIVVTGLRRSLQSAVNLKRNSEQQIDAIVAEDIGKLPDIAVSETAARIPGLQVTRRGGEADTVLVRGLPDFATTYNGREIFTAETRVVALQDFPSANIAALEVYKTTTANLVEAGLAGEVNVRSRRPFDFQGLEIAGSAWALYTKQAGKWNPNVNLLVSNRWGFGDGGEIGVLLNYSRTELDYLDSEPSNTDFIAPGPAGRFPDIQRLFYRSGNRVRPSINGAIQLKVSPDVQFYVEGLWQGFRNKVSDRLWEQPLYGGTLSNVVLRPGTDLLSSGTVTNPGGDIFSFQGATFNKTDTYQFAAGGSADLGRLRLTADVARTRSTFRGSTESVDTVFRPTGPFSVNFNNEVPEFSYGTLPGLDNVANYRFRGLYEEDQKSQGDDWQFRVDGQYETGFGFLPTIEAGARYTTRDAARRFGNRYAFLLPLNIPASALPIDYAFNRPGFRGTDVQGFRSFLTPTYNSVRDSLGELRQFIISRCPSILPGDPGNGCASYTLDPVAADPRSRYTASEDSLAGYVQGRFAFGENFDGVLGLRAVRTESEVKGTSRINNVFTPVDVGNKYTDWLPNGSVRWRFLPGAQLRLSATQTRTKPTFADLNPASDTGAPVGQCNAAGQSTTSNPFDCVRRGGGGNPFLQPFKSNNYDASLEYYFGRGGLLAAAVFRRDLKGFFQNQTLRYIDPNLGALELNAPVNTNAAKIDGAEVQFSSFFDWGFVPGFLRNFGAQANLTYLETEITDPNTIIGQRDIYGVSKWTYNLVGMYENAGFSARVSYNKRGKFLGFIDIRDNNNPASFGGDYYYQYGKPSGRLDMSASYTINDRLTVFGDWTNILEKPYREYLSSARNGAARAEYIRFLRYDETTFSVGIRARL, from the coding sequence ATGCGCATCCGGACATTCGCCCTCGCTTCAGCGAGCTTCACCGCGATGGCGGTTGCCACTCCGGCCGCCGCGCAACAGCAGCCCGCCGACCCCGCGGTCGAACAGACCAGTGAAGCGGACGATGCCGCTGCTGCCGACGACGACACGATCGTCGTCACCGGCCTCCGCCGCTCGCTCCAGTCCGCGGTCAATCTGAAGCGCAACAGCGAGCAGCAGATCGACGCCATCGTCGCCGAGGATATCGGCAAGCTGCCCGACATCGCCGTGTCCGAAACCGCTGCGCGCATTCCCGGCCTGCAGGTGACGCGGCGCGGGGGCGAGGCGGACACGGTGCTGGTCCGCGGCCTCCCCGATTTCGCAACGACCTACAATGGGCGGGAGATCTTCACCGCCGAAACCCGCGTCGTCGCCCTGCAGGATTTCCCGAGCGCCAACATCGCCGCCCTGGAAGTGTACAAGACCACCACCGCGAACCTGGTCGAGGCCGGCCTTGCCGGTGAGGTCAACGTCCGCTCGCGGCGCCCCTTCGACTTCCAGGGTCTCGAGATCGCGGGGTCGGCCTGGGCGCTGTATACGAAGCAGGCGGGCAAGTGGAACCCGAACGTCAACCTGCTGGTGTCCAATCGCTGGGGCTTCGGCGATGGCGGCGAAATCGGCGTCCTCCTGAACTACAGCCGGACCGAGCTCGACTATCTCGACAGCGAGCCGAGCAACACCGACTTCATCGCGCCCGGCCCGGCCGGACGCTTTCCCGACATCCAGCGCTTGTTCTACCGCAGCGGCAACCGCGTGCGCCCGTCGATCAATGGCGCGATCCAGCTGAAGGTGTCGCCCGACGTCCAGTTCTATGTCGAAGGATTGTGGCAGGGCTTCCGCAACAAGGTCAGCGATCGCCTGTGGGAGCAGCCGCTGTACGGCGGCACCTTGTCGAACGTCGTCCTGCGCCCCGGCACCGACCTCCTTTCCAGCGGCACCGTCACCAATCCGGGCGGTGACATCTTCAGCTTCCAGGGTGCGACCTTCAACAAGACCGACACCTATCAGTTCGCCGCCGGCGGCAGCGCCGACCTCGGCCGGCTGAGGCTGACCGCCGATGTCGCCCGCACCCGTTCGACCTTCCGCGGATCGACGGAGTCGGTCGACACGGTGTTCCGCCCGACCGGACCGTTCAGCGTGAACTTCAACAACGAGGTTCCCGAGTTCAGCTACGGCACGCTGCCCGGCCTCGACAATGTCGCCAACTACCGCTTCCGCGGGCTCTACGAGGAAGACCAGAAGTCGCAGGGCGACGACTGGCAGTTCCGGGTCGACGGCCAGTATGAAACCGGGTTCGGCTTCCTTCCGACGATCGAGGCGGGCGCCCGCTACACCACCCGCGATGCCGCGCGCCGGTTCGGCAATCGCTATGCCTTCCTGCTTCCGCTGAACATTCCGGCAAGCGCGCTTCCGATCGATTACGCGTTCAACCGGCCGGGCTTCCGCGGGACCGACGTGCAGGGCTTCCGCAGCTTCCTGACCCCGACCTACAACAGCGTGCGCGACAGCCTTGGCGAGCTTCGCCAGTTCATCATCAGCCGCTGCCCGAGCATCCTGCCGGGCGATCCGGGCAATGGCTGCGCAAGCTACACGCTGGACCCGGTCGCGGCCGATCCGCGCTCACGCTACACCGCCAGCGAAGATTCGCTCGCCGGTTACGTCCAGGGCCGCTTCGCCTTCGGTGAGAATTTCGACGGCGTGCTCGGCCTTCGCGCTGTTCGCACCGAGAGCGAGGTCAAGGGCACCAGCCGGATCAACAACGTCTTCACCCCGGTCGATGTCGGCAACAAGTACACCGACTGGCTGCCCAATGGCTCGGTCCGCTGGCGCTTCCTGCCTGGCGCGCAGCTGCGGCTGTCGGCAACGCAGACGCGCACCAAGCCGACCTTTGCCGACCTCAACCCGGCATCGGATACCGGTGCTCCGGTCGGCCAGTGCAATGCGGCGGGGCAGTCGACGACGTCCAACCCGTTCGATTGCGTCCGGCGCGGCGGGGGCGGCAACCCGTTCCTGCAGCCGTTCAAGTCGAACAACTATGACGCTAGCCTGGAATATTATTTCGGGCGCGGTGGCCTGCTCGCCGCCGCCGTCTTCCGCCGCGACCTGAAGGGGTTCTTCCAGAACCAGACGTTGCGCTACATCGACCCCAATCTGGGCGCGCTTGAACTGAATGCGCCGGTCAACACCAATGCGGCGAAGATCGACGGCGCGGAGGTGCAATTCTCGAGCTTCTTCGACTGGGGCTTCGTGCCCGGCTTCTTGCGCAACTTCGGCGCACAGGCGAACCTCACCTATCTCGAAACCGAGATCACCGACCCCAACACGATCATCGGCCAGCGGGATATCTACGGCGTCAGCAAGTGGACCTACAACCTGGTCGGAATGTACGAGAATGCCGGTTTCTCGGCGCGGGTGAGCTACAACAAGCGGGGCAAGTTCCTCGGCTTCATCGACATTCGCGACAACAACAATCCGGCCAGCTTCGGCGGCGACTATTACTATCAGTATGGCAAGCCGTCGGGCCGCCTCGACATGTCGGCAAGCTACACTATCAACGATCGCCTCACCGTGTTCGGCGATTGGACCAATATCCTCGAGAAGCCGTATCGCGAGTATCTGAGTTCGGCCCGCAACGGTGCGGCGCGGGCGGAGTACATCCGCTTCCTGCGCTATGACGAGACGACCTTCAGCGTGGGCATCCGCGCCCGCCTCTGA
- a CDS encoding ABC transporter substrate-binding protein — protein MRRVLALAAAVLLGSCTSDERGQGLYIQRFFGECTSAYGTATDVARAEGECGIVTTMINAFRAAHPEARVSQNVVAWPGYSQLTAQLAARQPPDLVTMHSGVIPDYAGKGLLEPVEPYLAAAGLAPGIFTPAARQGVTWDGRMYGLPWDTHGGLWHINLALFRKAGLVDADGKPILPRSPEELLAQGRQFRQRTGKPYLIQSLVGDPAGAARILYTYMMAQGAPLFSDPRHIRLNTPEGRRVAELFAQVTREGIGTSNMDTPAAIAAFMSGEGGVYPTGTWMIGQFETEEKTRGRPLFGSYSVQPFPQLYGKNLMFVSGHAWVVPRRERTATEKQAIADFFRFMAARNGDWARTGHLPAIQAQVDGPAFRSLPHRQDIAVVATIGRALPDGVLRQNAIEGLVGEEMAAAITGQKPVPQALADAERRVNEFLAEVQ, from the coding sequence ATGAGGCGCGTGCTGGCGCTTGCCGCGGCGGTGCTGCTCGGCAGCTGTACGTCCGACGAGCGCGGGCAGGGGCTTTATATCCAGCGCTTCTTCGGCGAGTGCACCAGCGCCTATGGCACCGCGACCGACGTCGCCAGGGCGGAAGGCGAATGCGGGATCGTCACCACGATGATCAACGCCTTCCGCGCTGCGCATCCGGAGGCGCGGGTCAGCCAGAATGTGGTCGCCTGGCCCGGCTACAGCCAGCTTACGGCGCAGCTTGCCGCGCGCCAGCCGCCCGACCTCGTGACGATGCACAGCGGCGTCATTCCCGATTATGCCGGCAAGGGCCTGCTGGAGCCGGTCGAGCCCTATCTCGCGGCGGCGGGGCTGGCCCCCGGCATCTTCACGCCCGCCGCGCGGCAGGGGGTGACGTGGGACGGCCGGATGTACGGCCTGCCGTGGGACACGCATGGCGGGTTGTGGCACATCAACCTGGCCCTGTTCCGCAAGGCCGGGCTGGTCGACGCCGACGGCAAGCCGATCCTTCCGCGCAGCCCGGAGGAACTGCTCGCGCAAGGCCGCCAGTTTCGTCAGCGGACCGGCAAGCCCTACCTGATCCAGAGCCTGGTCGGCGATCCGGCGGGGGCAGCGCGGATCCTCTACACCTATATGATGGCGCAAGGCGCGCCGCTGTTCAGCGACCCCCGGCACATCCGCTTGAACACGCCCGAAGGACGGCGGGTGGCCGAGCTGTTCGCGCAAGTGACGCGCGAGGGGATCGGCACCAGCAACATGGACACGCCCGCCGCGATCGCCGCCTTCATGAGCGGCGAGGGCGGGGTCTATCCGACCGGGACATGGATGATCGGCCAGTTCGAAACCGAGGAGAAGACCCGCGGGCGGCCACTGTTCGGAAGCTATTCGGTGCAGCCCTTTCCGCAGCTTTACGGAAAGAACCTGATGTTTGTGTCGGGTCATGCCTGGGTCGTGCCCAGGCGTGAGCGGACCGCGACGGAAAAGCAGGCGATTGCCGACTTCTTCCGCTTCATGGCGGCGCGCAACGGCGACTGGGCGCGGACCGGGCATCTGCCGGCGATCCAGGCACAGGTCGACGGCCCCGCCTTTCGCTCCTTGCCGCATCGCCAGGACATTGCGGTGGTCGCCACCATCGGCCGGGCGCTGCCGGACGGGGTGCTCCGGCAGAATGCGATCGAGGGGCTGGTGGGTGAGGAAATGGCGGCGGCGATCACCGGGCAGAAGCCGGTGCCCCAGGCGCTCGCCGATGCCGAGCGGCGGGTGAACGAGTTCCTGGCCGAAGTGCAGTAG
- a CDS encoding carbohydrate ABC transporter permease, with protein MAADAVAARTRLPLPAAIALGIGAAIMLAPLLWTLALSFKENAALVGNSGAALTPPWTLENYGAILGNGQTLRWLFNSLIVSAGTTLGVLILTSLAGYGFARLEFRGRRALFLFVLMGLAIPGQAVILSQHQLFAWANLHNSYPGLILPGLTTSFGVFFMTQYMRAIPRELDEAALLDGASHWRIFTRIILPLTVPAQSTLAVFTFLGSWNDYWWPLISVTRSEMYTLTVGLAAAQMNYAQTSGLGFLMAQAVFASLPIFIVYLIFQKQIIAAMAGTALK; from the coding sequence GTGGCCGCTGATGCCGTAGCCGCCCGCACCCGCCTGCCCTTGCCGGCGGCGATCGCGCTGGGCATCGGTGCTGCGATCATGCTTGCGCCGCTGCTCTGGACGCTGGCGCTGAGCTTCAAGGAAAATGCCGCGCTGGTCGGCAACAGCGGGGCGGCGCTGACCCCGCCGTGGACGCTGGAGAATTACGGCGCGATCCTGGGCAACGGGCAGACCCTGCGCTGGCTGTTCAACAGCCTGATCGTTTCGGCTGGGACGACGCTGGGCGTGCTGATCCTGACCAGCCTCGCCGGCTATGGCTTCGCCCGGCTCGAGTTTCGCGGGCGGCGGGCGCTGTTCCTGTTCGTGCTGATGGGGCTCGCGATCCCGGGGCAGGCGGTGATCCTGTCGCAGCATCAGCTGTTCGCCTGGGCCAACCTCCACAACAGCTATCCGGGGCTGATCCTGCCGGGGCTGACCACCAGCTTCGGCGTGTTCTTCATGACCCAATATATGCGGGCGATCCCGCGCGAACTGGACGAGGCGGCGCTGCTCGACGGGGCGAGCCACTGGCGCATCTTCACCCGCATCATCCTGCCGCTGACGGTGCCGGCGCAATCGACGCTGGCGGTTTTCACCTTCCTCGGGTCCTGGAACGATTACTGGTGGCCGCTGATCAGCGTCACCCGCAGCGAGATGTACACGCTGACCGTCGGCCTGGCGGCGGCGCAGATGAATTACGCGCAGACCAGCGGGCTCGGCTTCCTGATGGCGCAGGCGGTGTTCGCGTCGCTGCCGATCTTCATCGTTTACCTGATCTTCCAGAAGCAGATCATCGCGGCGATGGCCGGGACGGCGCTGAAATGA
- a CDS encoding sugar ABC transporter permease, with protein sequence MSRNRAARRDPGFAFVGPFLLIYCAVLIAPMLHGMWLSLHVVDIWGDGRFAGLANYGRLLADPTFGQSLVNTFAVTLMVVPILTGIALALALALNRASRGAAVLRGIFFSSAVLSVTIVTLIWRFILAPDAGLLGEAAQAIGAEPIPFLSSPDLALWALAITTIWWSIGLPMLLFLAGLQQVPADLYEAAALDRASRWRTLLSITLPSLKRTTILVVMLQTAAQLQLFGQAQLLTAGGPSGASRTVVLFMNEVAFGRWELGYAQAAAEVLFAIILVVTLTQYWLTGRAGEGEGGR encoded by the coding sequence GTGAGCCGGAACCGGGCCGCACGCCGCGACCCAGGGTTCGCCTTCGTCGGGCCGTTCCTGCTCATCTACTGCGCGGTGCTGATCGCGCCGATGCTCCACGGCATGTGGCTGTCGCTGCACGTGGTCGACATCTGGGGCGACGGGCGGTTCGCCGGCCTTGCCAACTACGGCCGGCTGCTGGCCGATCCGACCTTCGGGCAAAGCCTGGTCAACACCTTCGCCGTGACGTTGATGGTGGTGCCGATCCTGACCGGGATCGCGCTGGCCCTGGCGCTGGCGCTCAACCGGGCCAGCCGCGGGGCGGCGGTGCTGCGCGGCATCTTCTTCTCGTCGGCCGTGCTGTCGGTCACCATCGTCACCCTGATCTGGCGTTTCATCCTGGCGCCCGACGCCGGTCTGCTGGGCGAGGCGGCGCAGGCGATCGGGGCCGAGCCGATCCCGTTCCTGTCGTCGCCCGACCTTGCGCTGTGGGCGCTGGCGATCACCACCATCTGGTGGTCGATCGGCCTTCCGATGCTGCTGTTCCTGGCCGGGCTGCAGCAGGTCCCGGCCGACCTCTACGAAGCCGCGGCGCTTGACCGTGCAAGCCGGTGGCGGACCTTGCTCAGCATCACGCTTCCCTCGCTCAAGCGCACCACGATCCTGGTCGTGATGCTGCAGACCGCCGCGCAGCTGCAATTGTTCGGGCAAGCGCAACTGCTGACCGCCGGCGGACCGAGCGGCGCGTCGCGAACGGTTGTGCTGTTCATGAACGAGGTGGCGTTCGGGCGCTGGGAGCTCGGCTATGCACAGGCCGCCGCCGAAGTGCTGTTCGCGATCATCCTGGTGGTGACGCTGACCCAATATTGGCTGACCGGCCGGGCAGGGGAGGGCGAGGGTGGCCGCTGA
- a CDS encoding ABC transporter ATP-binding protein, giving the protein MSKSFGETQVLEAVDLDIAPREFIAFLGPSGSGKTTLLRIIAGLETADGGEVILEDRRIDRLGPGERDVAMVFQSYALYPHMSVRENMAFGLRNAKVPQAEIDALIADAARVLEIEPLLDRKPSQLSGGQRQRVAIGRAIVKKPQLFLLDEPLSNLDAALRLRTRVELAQLRDRVEAGVIMVTHDQAEAMTLADRIVVFHDRRIQQVAAPMEIYLRPANRFVAQFVGSPAMTMLPVRLVDGGEHAAVMLGDGSRIETRVPRAGLPQGGALELGLRPEHLRVAREGVAADVMLVERLGERSLVYAKLADGGMITGEDVGTSALKAGDRIALAIDGEAAHLFGPDGSGFHRVGA; this is encoded by the coding sequence GTGTCAAAGTCGTTTGGGGAAACCCAGGTGCTGGAGGCGGTCGATCTCGACATCGCGCCGCGCGAATTCATCGCTTTCCTGGGCCCGTCGGGGTCGGGCAAGACGACCTTGCTGCGGATCATCGCCGGGCTCGAAACCGCCGACGGCGGCGAGGTGATCCTCGAGGATCGCCGGATTGATCGGCTCGGCCCGGGCGAGCGCGACGTGGCGATGGTGTTCCAGTCCTACGCGCTTTACCCGCACATGAGCGTTCGCGAGAACATGGCTTTCGGCCTCAGGAACGCAAAGGTCCCGCAAGCCGAGATCGACGCGCTGATCGCCGACGCCGCACGGGTGCTGGAGATCGAGCCGTTGCTCGACCGGAAGCCGTCGCAATTGTCGGGCGGCCAGCGCCAGCGTGTGGCGATCGGCCGCGCGATCGTCAAGAAGCCGCAGCTGTTCCTGCTCGACGAGCCCTTGTCCAACCTCGACGCGGCCTTGCGCCTGCGCACCCGGGTCGAACTGGCGCAGCTGCGCGACCGGGTCGAGGCGGGTGTGATCATGGTCACCCACGACCAGGCCGAAGCGATGACCCTGGCCGACCGGATCGTGGTATTCCACGACCGCCGAATCCAGCAGGTCGCGGCGCCGATGGAAATCTATCTCAGGCCGGCCAATCGGTTCGTGGCGCAATTCGTCGGATCGCCGGCGATGACCATGTTGCCGGTAAGGCTGGTTGACGGCGGGGAGCATGCCGCGGTGATGCTCGGCGATGGAAGCCGGATCGAGACACGGGTGCCGCGTGCCGGGCTTCCGCAGGGCGGCGCGCTCGAGCTTGGGTTGCGGCCGGAACACCTCCGGGTCGCGCGTGAAGGCGTCGCCGCTGACGTGATGCTGGTCGAGCGCCTGGGTGAACGCAGCCTCGTCTACGCCAAGCTGGCCGACGGCGGCATGATCACCGGCGAGGATGTCGGCACAAGCGCGCTCAAGGCCGGTGACCGGATCGCGCTGGCGATCGATGGCGAGGCGGCGCACCTGTTCGGGCCAGACGGCAGCGGCTTCCACCGGGTCGGGGCGTGA
- a CDS encoding inositol monophosphatase family protein, with the protein MSEFLPFFRRLSAVARGVTLGAAVPDADNKAGAGGFDPVTELDRGAERALRAAIEAAFPEDGIEGEEYGLVRPEARRRWLLDPVDGTRALICGLPSWTTLVALLEDGDPVAGFIDAPALGELMIGLPGSTTLNGEAARVSGCLRLAEARLSSTDPYLFEGQEADAFERVRRAARLTRFGYDALAYARLAAGHLDLVIENKLHRHDWAALVPVVRGAGGVIGDWQGGSDFEPGSVVAAATPALFEQAVALLSR; encoded by the coding sequence ATGTCCGAATTCCTTCCTTTTTTCCGCCGCCTGTCCGCCGTCGCCCGCGGGGTGACGCTTGGTGCTGCGGTGCCGGATGCCGACAACAAGGCGGGGGCTGGCGGTTTCGACCCCGTGACCGAGCTCGACCGCGGGGCGGAGCGGGCGCTTCGGGCCGCGATCGAGGCGGCCTTCCCCGAGGATGGCATCGAGGGCGAGGAATATGGGCTTGTCAGGCCCGAGGCGCGGCGGCGCTGGCTGCTCGATCCGGTGGACGGCACACGCGCGCTGATCTGCGGGCTGCCGAGCTGGACGACGCTGGTCGCGCTGCTCGAGGACGGCGACCCCGTCGCGGGCTTCATCGACGCGCCGGCGCTGGGCGAACTGATGATCGGCTTGCCGGGAAGCACGACGCTGAACGGCGAGGCGGCGCGCGTGTCGGGCTGCTTGCGTCTTGCCGAGGCGCGGCTGTCGTCGACCGACCCGTATCTGTTCGAGGGGCAAGAGGCCGACGCGTTTGAGCGGGTGCGGCGCGCGGCCCGGCTGACCCGCTTCGGCTATGATGCGCTGGCCTATGCGCGGCTGGCGGCGGGCCATCTCGACCTGGTGATCGAGAACAAGCTGCATCGCCACGACTGGGCGGCGCTGGTTCCGGTGGTGCGCGGCGCGGGCGGGGTGATCGGCGACTGGCAGGGCGGCAGCGACTTCGAGCCGGGCTCGGTCGTCGCGGCGGCGACCCCGGCCCTGTTCGAGCAAGCGGTGGCACTCCTCTCCCGATAA
- a CDS encoding MFS transporter, whose translation MDQVTGRLEKPRQGWAGLWNISFGFFGIQIGFALQNANMSRVFQSLGASLDDLPALWVAAPLTGLLVQPIIGFMSDRTWLGRFGRRRPYFVAGALLAALSLLLMPLAPVLLAAAALLWMLDASLNISMEPFRAFVGDQLRRDQHTAGYAVQTAFIGAGAVIGSIFPYLLEHWGVSNVASGGAIPDTVKWSFWAGGTALFLAVMWTVFTTREYSPDEMRSFGEAQSHDLGDTRAALAGRSMLVPFAWGAAGGLVIALVPELGLEKEVYLLGALLVAYGALSAFAIAAAKRGRSSGMLGSLVGDFSGMPPVMKQLALVQFFSWSALFIMWINTTPVVALNFFGASDPDSATYQEAGNWVGVLFAVYNGVAAIAALLVLPALAKRIGKAKTHALCLAAGALGYASFFLLRDPQHLLLAEIGVGIAWASILAMPYAILASALPQAKLGTYMGLFNIFIVVPQLLVATVMGSIMKAFFPGEPIWTMAFAAGVMALAALATLRVREA comes from the coding sequence ATGGATCAGGTGACGGGGCGGCTGGAAAAGCCGCGGCAGGGCTGGGCGGGGCTGTGGAACATCTCCTTCGGCTTTTTCGGAATCCAGATCGGCTTCGCGCTCCAGAATGCGAACATGAGCCGGGTCTTCCAGTCGCTGGGCGCGAGCCTCGACGACCTGCCCGCGCTGTGGGTGGCAGCGCCGCTTACCGGTCTCCTGGTCCAGCCGATCATCGGCTTCATGAGCGATCGCACCTGGCTTGGCCGGTTCGGCCGCCGCCGTCCCTATTTCGTCGCTGGCGCGCTGCTCGCGGCGCTGTCGCTGCTGCTGATGCCGCTTGCACCGGTGCTCCTGGCCGCGGCCGCGCTGCTGTGGATGCTCGACGCCAGCCTCAACATCTCGATGGAGCCGTTCCGCGCCTTCGTCGGCGACCAGCTTCGCCGCGACCAGCATACCGCGGGCTATGCCGTGCAGACCGCCTTCATCGGCGCGGGTGCGGTGATCGGTTCGATCTTCCCCTACCTCCTCGAACATTGGGGCGTCAGCAACGTCGCCTCCGGAGGGGCCATTCCCGACACCGTCAAATGGAGCTTCTGGGCCGGCGGCACCGCCCTGTTCCTGGCCGTGATGTGGACGGTCTTCACCACCCGAGAATATTCGCCCGACGAAATGCGCAGTTTCGGCGAGGCGCAGAGTCATGACCTGGGCGACACCCGCGCGGCGCTTGCCGGCAGGTCGATGCTCGTGCCCTTCGCGTGGGGTGCCGCGGGCGGACTGGTGATCGCACTGGTGCCCGAGCTTGGCCTCGAGAAGGAGGTCTACCTGCTCGGCGCGCTGCTGGTCGCTTATGGCGCGCTGTCCGCCTTTGCCATTGCCGCCGCCAAGCGCGGGCGCAGCTCGGGCATGCTCGGCAGCCTGGTCGGTGACTTCTCGGGCATGCCGCCGGTGATGAAACAGCTGGCCCTGGTGCAGTTCTTCAGCTGGTCGGCGCTGTTCATCATGTGGATCAACACCACCCCGGTGGTCGCGCTCAACTTCTTCGGCGCGAGCGATCCGGACAGCGCAACCTATCAGGAAGCGGGTAACTGGGTCGGGGTGCTGTTCGCGGTCTACAACGGCGTTGCCGCGATCGCCGCGCTGCTGGTCCTTCCGGCACTCGCCAAGCGGATCGGCAAGGCGAAGACCCATGCCCTGTGCCTCGCCGCGGGCGCGCTCGGCTACGCCAGCTTCTTCCTCCTGCGCGATCCCCAGCACCTGCTGCTGGCCGAGATCGGCGTCGGCATCGCCTGGGCCTCGATCCTCGCCATGCCCTACGCCATCCTCGCCAGCGCGCTGCCGCAGGCCAAGCTTGGCACCTACATGGGCCTGTTCAACATCTTCATCGTCGTGCCGCAGCTGCTGGTGGCGACGGTGATGGGCTCGATCATGAAGGCCTTTTTCCCGGGCGAGCCGATCTGGACCATGGCCTTCGCGGCGGGCGTGATGGCCCTGGCGGCGCTTGCGACATTGCGGGTGCGCGAAGCCTGA
- a CDS encoding sugar MFS transporter produces MAVAAPTGMEAQSPEDGVDAPELRYFVFALFFIFGGITSLNDVILPKLKELFTLNYTQAMLVQFCFFTAYLVIGIPGAQLVKRIGYMRGAMTGLLVMMAGCLMFIPASRTATYGLFLFALFVLASGVVIVQVVANPLISLLGKAQTVHSRLTFAQAFNSLGTTVFPIVGSALILGGLAGVSASDFTGAELEAYRTAETQAISNTYIGLAVALLVIAGAVFLFRNRLPGESHERSSPFAGFALLSRKRFGFGALCIFLYVGAEVSIGSLIVNYLQQRHVLALSEQGAGNLIFLYWGGAMVGRFIGSWFLRIMSPGLILATVAVGAIALLAISTNSTGAVAAYSLLAIGLMNSIMFPTIFSLACERLGARAADGSGIINIAIFGGAVIPLLTGMLADASGSLGIALLLPAVCYAIIAAYGFYARRPASEQA; encoded by the coding sequence ATGGCCGTCGCCGCACCGACCGGAATGGAAGCGCAAAGTCCGGAGGACGGCGTCGACGCGCCAGAACTGCGCTATTTCGTGTTCGCGCTGTTCTTCATCTTCGGCGGCATCACCAGCCTCAACGACGTGATCCTGCCCAAGCTGAAGGAGCTGTTCACGCTCAATTACACGCAGGCGATGCTGGTCCAGTTCTGCTTCTTCACCGCCTATCTGGTGATCGGCATTCCGGGCGCGCAGCTGGTCAAGCGGATCGGCTACATGCGCGGGGCGATGACCGGGTTGCTGGTGATGATGGCCGGCTGCCTGATGTTCATCCCGGCCTCGCGCACGGCGACCTACGGCCTGTTCCTGTTCGCCCTGTTCGTGCTGGCGAGCGGGGTGGTGATCGTCCAGGTGGTCGCCAATCCGCTGATCAGCCTCCTCGGCAAGGCCCAGACGGTGCACAGCCGACTGACCTTTGCGCAGGCGTTCAACAGCCTCGGCACCACCGTCTTCCCGATCGTCGGATCGGCGCTGATCCTCGGCGGGCTGGCGGGCGTCAGTGCCTCGGACTTCACCGGGGCCGAGCTGGAGGCATACCGCACCGCGGAGACGCAGGCGATCAGCAACACCTATATCGGCCTCGCCGTCGCCTTGCTGGTGATCGCGGGCGCGGTGTTCCTGTTCCGCAACCGCCTTCCGGGCGAAAGCCACGAGCGCAGCTCGCCGTTCGCCGGTTTCGCGCTGCTCAGCCGCAAGCGGTTCGGCTTCGGCGCGCTGTGCATCTTCCTTTATGTCGGCGCCGAGGTCTCGATCGGCAGCCTCATCGTCAACTACCTGCAGCAGCGCCACGTCCTCGCACTGAGCGAGCAGGGCGCCGGCAACCTGATCTTCCTCTACTGGGGCGGCGCAATGGTCGGCCGCTTCATCGGCAGCTGGTTCCTGCGGATCATGAGCCCGGGCCTGATCCTGGCGACAGTCGCGGTCGGCGCAATCGCGCTGCTGGCGATCTCGACCAACAGCACCGGCGCGGTGGCGGCCTACAGCCTACTGGCGATCGGACTGATGAACTCGATCATGTTCCCGACCATCTTCAGCCTGGCCTGCGAGCGGCTCGGCGCGCGGGCGGCGGACGGGTCGGGGATCATCAACATCGCCATCTTCGGCGGCGCGGTGATCCCGCTGCTGACGGGCATGCTGGCCGACGCCAGCGGCAGCCTGGGCATCGCGCTCCTGCTTCCCGCGGTCTGCTATGCGATCATCGCCGCTTATGGCTTCTACGCCCGGCGGCCGGCGTCGGAGCAAGCCTGA